Proteins encoded in a region of the Magnetococcales bacterium genome:
- a CDS encoding response regulator — MSDPGIRILVVDDEVHMRRFLRTALSVREFQVLEAENLREARLAVTSHPPEIILLDLGLPDGDGLHFIQEIREWSHIPIIVISARGREDDKVMALDAGADDYLTKPFGINELMARVRVALRHAVLLQTNCAQEAVLTIGSLRLDPGRREVWVNDHPVTLTPIEYRLLLLLARNAGRVLTHRHIMKEIWGVAYADQTHTLRVFMAQLRRKVESNPAHPQLLMTEMGVGYRMRDT; from the coding sequence ATGAGCGACCCGGGCATCCGAATCCTGGTGGTGGATGACGAGGTACACATGCGCCGGTTTTTGCGCACGGCCCTTTCGGTCAGGGAGTTTCAGGTCCTGGAGGCGGAAAACCTGCGCGAAGCCCGCCTGGCCGTCACGTCCCATCCGCCGGAAATCATCCTGCTCGATCTGGGGCTTCCCGATGGTGACGGCCTGCATTTTATCCAGGAAATCCGGGAGTGGAGCCACATTCCGATCATTGTCATTTCGGCGCGTGGCCGCGAGGATGACAAGGTCATGGCATTGGATGCCGGTGCCGACGACTATCTGACCAAGCCGTTTGGCATCAACGAATTGATGGCCCGGGTCCGGGTGGCATTGCGCCATGCGGTCTTGTTGCAGACCAACTGTGCGCAAGAAGCCGTGTTGACGATTGGTTCGTTGCGACTGGACCCTGGCCGTCGCGAGGTGTGGGTCAATGACCACCCGGTCACGCTCACGCCCATCGAATACCGGCTTTTGCTGCTTCTGGCCCGCAATGCCGGACGGGTCTTGACCCATCGCCACATCATGAAGGAAATCTGGGGTGTTGCTTACGCCGATCAAACCCATACCCTGCGCGTGTTCATGGCCCAACTTCGCCGCAAGGTGGAGAGCAACCCTGCCCATCCGCAACTTCTCATGACGGAAATGGGTGTTGGTTACCGCATGCGCGACACTTGA
- a CDS encoding DUF4118 domain-containing protein, whose amino-acid sequence MTSLSVAQLPAADPDPSALEAKRDCILVCVGPSPASARLIHAAHRLAGDLRAAWIVVTVDAPDAYPMDDADRQRILDHLCLADSLGAKSLRLSGNRVSDEIIRCAQAHGVSRILVGKPTLRRWRDLVRPSLVYDLICKSGRIDIHFIDGAPVAPSPFLALQVHKPAPWTWHLVGAMLVVLVTLLACLGQHYLLPADLVMIYLLPIMMTAFRYGQRPSLSTAALAVAAYDFFFVPPTFTFTVGDAQHILTFAIMFAVGLVISHLMGRIRRQEQEARQREQQTDALYHLSREIMTLPDDTATAQVITQHAARMFKGDAALFLGNTPENLTLAAATPETFFPTETMLATLHWSCRHATAAGRGTLNPLDGEITVLPLITSHLFGVLAIRTLDPDFFSASQHHLLVAFVQQATLAMDRARLSREAQAAALLAQAEELRNALLSMASHDLRTPLATITGAGTTLRDDTENLDPEQRHELLETICIESERMERLVTNLLDMVRLESGTIHLHREWIPFEELVGSAMVRLEKRYRDGQVTVQVAEDTPLLYVDPVLFEQVLVNLLDNALKYTPPGTPITWTTTSQPEGVRIALHDAGRGIPAGKEEYIFEKFVRGPSAAGIPGSGLGLAICRSIVQAHDGTIRACANPTGGAEFRILLPYPPQPPVSTLEGQEATGLERARCTLGGQETTGPERPT is encoded by the coding sequence CCTGGATCGTGGTGACCGTGGATGCCCCGGATGCCTATCCCATGGATGATGCGGATCGGCAAAGAATCCTGGATCATCTCTGTCTGGCCGACTCCCTGGGAGCAAAATCGTTGCGGCTGTCAGGCAACCGGGTCAGTGATGAAATCATCCGTTGTGCCCAGGCGCATGGTGTTTCCAGAATTCTGGTGGGCAAGCCCACCTTGCGACGGTGGCGGGATCTTGTCAGACCTTCCCTGGTCTATGATCTGATTTGCAAGAGTGGCCGGATCGACATTCATTTCATCGATGGGGCACCAGTCGCCCCATCCCCTTTTCTTGCGTTGCAGGTTCACAAGCCGGCCCCCTGGACCTGGCATCTTGTTGGGGCAATGCTTGTGGTGCTGGTCACGCTGTTGGCCTGCCTGGGACAACATTATCTGCTTCCGGCGGACCTGGTCATGATTTATCTTCTGCCAATCATGATGACGGCTTTCCGGTATGGCCAGCGACCCTCGTTGTCCACGGCTGCCCTGGCCGTGGCTGCCTATGATTTTTTCTTCGTTCCACCCACGTTCACTTTTACGGTCGGGGATGCGCAACACATTCTGACCTTTGCCATCATGTTTGCCGTGGGTTTGGTCATCAGCCATCTGATGGGCCGTATTCGTCGGCAGGAGCAGGAGGCCCGGCAACGCGAACAACAAACCGATGCCCTGTACCATCTCAGCCGGGAAATCATGACCCTGCCCGACGATACCGCAACTGCCCAGGTGATCACCCAACATGCGGCCCGCATGTTCAAGGGGGATGCAGCGCTCTTTCTGGGCAACACCCCGGAAAATCTGACTCTGGCTGCCGCCACTCCGGAAACGTTTTTTCCCACCGAAACCATGCTGGCAACCCTGCATTGGAGCTGCCGTCATGCTACGGCGGCAGGACGGGGAACGCTCAATCCCCTGGATGGAGAGATTACGGTTTTGCCTTTGATCACTTCCCATCTTTTTGGAGTCTTGGCCATTCGCACTCTTGATCCGGATTTTTTTTCCGCCAGTCAACATCATTTACTGGTTGCATTTGTGCAACAGGCCACTCTGGCCATGGATCGGGCGCGTTTGAGTCGGGAAGCCCAGGCGGCGGCACTTCTGGCCCAGGCGGAAGAGCTGCGCAATGCCCTGCTGAGCATGGCCTCCCATGATTTGCGCACCCCGTTGGCCACCATCACCGGAGCCGGCACAACATTGCGGGATGATACAGAAAATCTCGATCCAGAACAACGACATGAACTCCTGGAAACCATTTGCATCGAATCCGAACGCATGGAACGACTGGTCACCAATCTGCTGGACATGGTGCGTCTTGAATCGGGCACCATTCACCTGCATCGGGAGTGGATTCCGTTCGAGGAGCTGGTCGGTTCCGCCATGGTGCGCCTGGAAAAGCGGTATCGGGATGGTCAAGTCACGGTACAGGTGGCTGAAGATACACCTCTTCTTTATGTGGATCCGGTTCTTTTCGAACAGGTGTTGGTCAACCTGCTGGACAATGCCCTTAAATATACCCCGCCAGGGACACCCATCACCTGGACGACCACCAGCCAGCCGGAGGGCGTTCGGATTGCCTTGCATGATGCGGGCAGGGGAATACCCGCCGGGAAGGAAGAGTATATTTTTGAAAAATTCGTGCGTGGACCATCAGCGGCGGGTATTCCCGGTTCTGGACTGGGATTGGCCATTTGTCGGAGCATCGTTCAGGCCCATGACGGGACCATTCGGGCTTGTGCCAATCCGACAGGTGGTGCCGAATTTCGCATTCTTTTGCCGTATCCCCCCCAACCTCCAGTCAGCACTCTGGAAGGTCAGGAAGCAACCGGTCTGGAGAGAGCCAGATGTACTTTGGGAGGTCAGGAAACAACCGGTCCGGAGAGACCCACATGA
- a CDS encoding PAS domain S-box protein translates to MAITLSDGSFVRTLWIPVLGWSLLVVLLLIWNIWQEQDQTREIVHNVGQATLHKDLALHRWATEHGGIYVATDDRTPPNPYLAHLPERDIQTPSGKMLTLMNPAYLLRQLMDENPGHYGIRERITSLNPLNPANAPDPWEKAALEAFGKGHREVQEIVSSREEYRFRLMHPLIVEKRCLQCHGHQGYQVDDIRGGISVAVPMAIYKNWEIATVRMMVLSHTFFWILGLAIIVHLTRRSFQRVQERDEHQKMLQKSETRYRRLMELAGDAIFVADAKTGMIEEANKMAETLLGIPVEKIVGMHQSDLHPRENGVDYAEQFHHAVQSGYKVEDSFIVDGQGDIIPVSIHSGVIDLGDRKIIQGIFRNIRHRKQREQRLREREIHLRSILESAMDSIIIIDASGRVTEFNPAAEALFGYARHEIVGKELADFIVPSELRQTHRQAMARLAGNPEWNTVKRKVELPGLRKDGQRIDLELSIIATPWDGKPHYTAFIHDITDRKQLFRSLHDTLDVAESTNRAKSAFLANMSHEIRTPMNAIIGLTDLVLTTQLAPDEQRRNLEIVQQASANLLSLLNEILDLSKIEAGRLTLENVTFDIGQQIEAVCERLAIQVQAKGLEFCLQLADELPATVRGDPLRLQQVITNLVNNAIKFTEEGEIVLRVIPADAVPGSDPKQSGIRLHFSVADTGIGIPGDKLTAIFDHFTQVDESTTRKYGGSGLGLSICKHLVEMMQGNIWIESELGKGSVFHFTVQFDPDPGVGDDRPDVSNITGLRVLLGDGHATNRAILRSMLAGWGIEVDVAVDGVDLLARLDQAGRARQPYDVLLLDHRLLAADETSFAAMPHHPGWRGTSVVMLPSQMSIDAWTHIDWLQNALAIKKPVQRLRMLQMLHQATGRAFVTPESATRKSFKIQRSTLPLHLLLVEDQVHNQKLATMILEQAGHRVTMAADGQEALHLMQETLFDLVLMDLHMPNMGGIEATQRIRRGTTATVGNPRVPIVAVTARTSSGDEKACLDIGMNGFLRKPYRARELLQAIEPFTNRRVPPPANPHPTKKPAILKPVESDPQTLARDVAIFIAETPERLKSLAVYLEKQDATQAEKEIRHLRTTAENVGAIRVVTSAMRLKGNVETLDWETARQIFQTLEDAMQQAIQALVERKEMLP, encoded by the coding sequence ATGGCAATAACTCTTTCCGATGGTTCATTCGTGCGTACCCTGTGGATTCCGGTCCTGGGTTGGTCGCTGTTGGTTGTCCTGTTGTTGATCTGGAACATATGGCAGGAGCAGGATCAAACCAGGGAGATTGTTCACAATGTCGGGCAGGCAACCCTTCACAAGGATTTGGCCTTGCATCGTTGGGCTACGGAACATGGAGGGATTTATGTGGCCACGGATGATCGAACTCCTCCCAATCCATACCTGGCACACCTGCCCGAACGTGATATTCAGACACCATCAGGAAAAATGCTGACTTTGATGAACCCGGCCTACCTGTTACGCCAACTGATGGATGAAAATCCGGGGCATTATGGAATCCGTGAACGGATCACAAGTTTGAACCCCCTGAATCCGGCCAATGCACCGGACCCGTGGGAAAAGGCAGCCCTGGAGGCTTTCGGAAAGGGGCACAGAGAGGTCCAGGAGATTGTTTCAAGTCGGGAAGAGTACCGGTTTCGACTCATGCACCCCCTGATCGTCGAAAAAAGATGTCTCCAGTGTCACGGTCACCAGGGTTACCAGGTGGATGACATTCGGGGTGGGATCAGCGTGGCGGTTCCCATGGCTATTTACAAAAACTGGGAGATAGCGACTGTCCGCATGATGGTGCTGTCGCACACTTTTTTTTGGATTCTCGGTTTGGCAATCATCGTTCATTTGACCAGACGCAGTTTTCAGCGTGTGCAGGAGCGGGATGAGCATCAGAAAATGCTGCAAAAATCAGAAACCCGATATCGACGCCTCATGGAACTGGCCGGGGACGCCATTTTTGTGGCCGATGCCAAAACCGGCATGATTGAGGAGGCCAATAAAATGGCTGAGACTCTCCTTGGAATTCCTGTGGAAAAAATTGTCGGCATGCACCAGTCCGATTTGCATCCACGAGAGAACGGTGTTGATTATGCGGAACAATTTCATCATGCTGTCCAATCCGGGTACAAGGTTGAGGATTCGTTCATCGTCGATGGCCAGGGCGATATCATCCCGGTGTCGATCCATTCCGGGGTGATCGATCTGGGGGATCGGAAAATTATTCAAGGAATTTTCCGGAATATCCGTCATCGCAAACAACGTGAGCAACGACTCAGGGAACGTGAAATCCATTTGCGTTCGATCCTGGAAAGTGCCATGGACTCGATCATTATCATCGACGCCTCAGGCCGGGTCACCGAGTTCAATCCCGCAGCAGAGGCTTTGTTCGGGTATGCGAGGCATGAAATCGTTGGCAAGGAACTGGCCGATTTCATCGTGCCGTCGGAACTGCGCCAAACCCACCGCCAGGCCATGGCGCGGCTTGCCGGGAATCCTGAATGGAACACGGTCAAAAGAAAAGTGGAACTGCCGGGTCTGCGCAAGGATGGACAACGCATCGATCTGGAACTGAGCATCATTGCCACACCCTGGGACGGAAAGCCCCATTATACAGCTTTCATTCACGACATTACCGACCGGAAACAATTGTTTCGCTCCCTGCATGACACGCTTGATGTGGCAGAGTCCACCAACCGGGCCAAGAGTGCCTTTCTGGCCAACATGAGCCATGAAATTCGTACCCCCATGAATGCCATCATCGGTCTGACCGATCTGGTGTTGACGACACAACTGGCCCCGGATGAACAACGCCGCAATCTTGAAATTGTCCAGCAGGCTTCCGCCAACCTGCTCTCCCTGCTCAATGAAATCCTGGATCTTTCGAAGATTGAGGCGGGCAGGTTGACATTGGAAAATGTCACCTTCGATATTGGTCAACAAATCGAGGCTGTCTGTGAGCGGCTGGCCATTCAGGTGCAGGCCAAGGGTTTGGAGTTCTGTCTCCAGTTGGCGGATGAATTGCCTGCCACCGTGCGCGGGGATCCCCTGCGCCTGCAACAAGTCATCACCAATCTGGTCAACAATGCCATCAAGTTTACCGAGGAAGGTGAAATTGTGCTGCGGGTGATCCCCGCCGATGCGGTACCTGGTTCAGACCCAAAACAGAGTGGCATCCGGTTGCATTTTTCCGTGGCCGATACCGGGATCGGTATACCCGGGGATAAGTTGACGGCCATATTCGATCATTTTACCCAGGTGGATGAATCAACCACCCGCAAATATGGCGGCAGTGGTCTGGGACTGAGCATCTGCAAGCATCTGGTGGAGATGATGCAGGGCAATATCTGGATTGAAAGCGAACTGGGCAAGGGGAGTGTGTTTCACTTTACGGTGCAGTTCGATCCGGATCCGGGAGTGGGGGATGACAGGCCGGATGTCTCCAACATCACCGGATTGCGCGTGTTGTTGGGAGATGGCCATGCCACCAATCGGGCCATTCTCCGGTCCATGCTTGCCGGGTGGGGGATCGAGGTCGATGTGGCGGTCGATGGTGTTGACCTGTTGGCGCGGCTCGATCAGGCCGGGAGGGCACGGCAACCTTACGATGTGCTGCTGCTTGATCATCGTCTGCTCGCTGCGGATGAAACCAGTTTTGCCGCCATGCCCCACCATCCAGGGTGGCGTGGCACGAGTGTGGTCATGCTGCCATCCCAAATGAGCATCGATGCATGGACACATATCGACTGGCTCCAAAACGCACTTGCCATCAAAAAACCGGTTCAGAGGCTGCGCATGTTGCAGATGTTGCACCAGGCCACCGGCAGGGCGTTTGTCACCCCGGAGAGTGCGACCAGGAAATCTTTCAAAATCCAACGCAGCACACTGCCCCTGCATCTCTTGTTGGTCGAGGATCAGGTCCACAATCAAAAACTGGCCACCATGATTCTTGAACAGGCCGGTCACCGGGTGACCATGGCCGCTGATGGTCAAGAGGCGTTGCATCTGATGCAAGAGACTCTTTTCGATCTGGTTTTGATGGATCTGCACATGCCCAACATGGGGGGAATCGAGGCGACACAACGGATTCGCCGGGGGACCACCGCGACCGTCGGCAATCCTCGCGTTCCCATTGTGGCGGTTACGGCGAGGACCTCCTCCGGCGATGAAAAAGCCTGTCTGGACATCGGCATGAATGGCTTTCTGCGCAAGCCCTATCGCGCCAGGGAGCTGCTTCAGGCCATAGAACCGTTTACCAACCGGCGTGTCCCACCCCCAGCCAATCCTCACCCAACGAAAAAACCCGCCATTCTCAAACCGGTGGAATCAGATCCGCAAACCCTGGCCAGGGATGTTGCAATATTCATTGCCGAGACACCAGAGCGTCTGAAAAGTTTGGCTGTTTACCTGGAAAAGCAGGATGCCACCCAGGCCGAAAAGGAGATTCGACACCTGCGCACCACAGCCGAAAATGTCGGTGCCATACGGGTGGTCACCAGCGCCATGCGCCTCAAGGGCAATGTGGAAACCTTGGATTGGGAAACAGCACGGCAAATATTCCAGACCCTGGAAGATGCCATGCAACAAGCCATCCAGGCTTTGGTGGAACGCAAGGAGATGCTACCTTAA
- a CDS encoding DUF433 domain-containing protein, whose protein sequence is MNWRDHIATNPNVCHGQACIRGTRIPVSVVLDNLAANLSHHEIMQSYPSLTKEAICAATAYAADLARERIIDFKQKVVA, encoded by the coding sequence ATGAATTGGCGTGATCATATTGCCACCAATCCAAACGTTTGCCACGGCCAAGCCTGCATTCGTGGAACCCGGATTCCGGTTTCCGTAGTCCTCGACAACTTGGCCGCCAACCTGTCGCATCATGAGATCATGCAAAGCTACCCATCCCTTACCAAAGAAGCCATTTGTGCTGCAACAGCCTATGCAGCGGACCTTGCCAGGGAAAGGATTATCGATTTCAAACAAAAGGTTGTAGCATGA
- a CDS encoding type II toxin-antitoxin system VapC family toxin, with protein MTSGFVLDNSVSIAWCFNDQGGDYVVMVLESLLDKEAFVPGIWPLEVTNVISRAEKRKIIQKADSERFFILLNNLPIRIIQESPQRIFRNILDISRIYGLSSYDASYLDLAIREGLPLATLDEKLRKAACQAGVTIFNIN; from the coding sequence GTGACTTCTGGTTTCGTGCTGGACAATTCAGTCTCTATTGCCTGGTGTTTCAACGATCAGGGGGGAGATTATGTCGTTATGGTCCTGGAATCGCTTCTGGACAAAGAAGCCTTTGTTCCAGGTATATGGCCTTTGGAAGTTACCAACGTCATCTCCCGAGCTGAAAAACGCAAAATCATTCAAAAAGCTGATTCCGAAAGGTTTTTCATCCTCTTGAACAATTTACCCATTCGAATCATTCAAGAGTCACCACAAAGAATTTTCAGAAACATTTTGGACATTTCCCGGATTTACGGCCTTTCATCCTACGATGCATCATATCTGGACCTGGCGATACGAGAGGGCCTTCCTTTGGCAACATTGGATGAAAAATTACGTAAAGCGGCCTGTCAGGCAGGAGTCACCATATTTAATATCAATTAA
- a CDS encoding HesA/MoeB/ThiF family protein: MQERYSRQMILPEVGEAGQRRLGAASVLIVGAGGLGGPVALFLAASGVGRLTLVDGDRVELSNLGRQIIHGMDRLGQAKVTSAATAIRVLNPDIRVETVDGWVDDDNAATLIAAHDVIVDCCDNFSTRYLLNAVCHAARRPLVTGAVLGFEGQVTLLRSGLDPTSPCYRCLYPEPPTATANPTCATAGVIGSLVGVVGSLQATEALKVLLGVGSSRVGATLLINLLEGIFHQVQGVRLPECPVCGAG, from the coding sequence ATGCAAGAGCGTTACTCTCGACAGATGATTTTGCCCGAGGTGGGCGAGGCCGGTCAACGGCGTCTTGGGGCGGCGTCGGTGTTGATTGTGGGTGCCGGGGGGTTGGGTGGACCGGTGGCCTTGTTTCTGGCTGCCTCCGGGGTGGGACGTTTGACGCTGGTGGATGGCGACCGGGTAGAGCTTTCCAACCTGGGCCGGCAAATCATCCACGGCATGGATCGGCTCGGCCAGGCCAAGGTCACCTCGGCGGCCACGGCAATCCGGGTACTCAATCCAGACATTCGGGTCGAAACCGTGGATGGCTGGGTCGATGACGACAATGCCGCCACCCTGATTGCGGCGCACGATGTCATTGTGGATTGTTGTGACAATTTTTCCACGCGCTATTTGCTCAATGCTGTCTGTCATGCCGCCCGGCGCCCCCTGGTGACCGGTGCGGTTTTGGGTTTCGAGGGACAGGTGACCCTCCTGCGTTCGGGACTCGATCCGACTTCTCCCTGTTACCGTTGTCTCTATCCCGAACCGCCGACAGCAACAGCCAACCCGACCTGTGCCACGGCGGGCGTCATCGGTTCCCTGGTGGGGGTGGTGGGATCCTTGCAGGCAACCGAAGCCCTGAAGGTTTTGCTCGGTGTGGGTTCCAGCCGGGTCGGCGCAACCCTCCTGATCAACCTGCTGGAAGGCATCTTTCACCAGGTGCAGGGTGTGCGTCTTCCGGAGTGTCCGGTATGCGGTGCCGGATGA
- the modB gene encoding molybdate ABC transporter permease subunit gives MLTVVILLLLGTPLAWWLSHGRCRCKVLVEALVAMPLVLPPTVLGFYLLVLFAPQGWLGKTWLGVTGETLAFSQAGLVLASVLYSLPFVVQPLQRAFENMGRQPLEAAWLLGASPWDAFRSVAIPMARRGYLTAAVLGFAHTLGEFGVVLMVGGNIPGRTQVLSIVIYEHVENMAYLQAHLLSALLLVTSFIFLLLIYVINRPADPEAA, from the coding sequence ATGCTGACGGTGGTGATTCTGCTGCTTTTGGGAACGCCGTTGGCCTGGTGGCTGAGCCATGGTCGTTGCCGGTGCAAGGTGCTGGTGGAGGCCCTGGTGGCCATGCCTCTGGTGCTGCCGCCAACCGTCCTGGGTTTTTACCTGCTGGTCCTGTTTGCGCCCCAGGGATGGTTGGGCAAAACCTGGCTGGGGGTGACCGGGGAAACCCTGGCCTTCAGTCAGGCCGGTCTGGTCCTGGCCTCGGTTCTCTATTCGTTGCCGTTTGTGGTGCAGCCCCTGCAACGCGCTTTCGAAAACATGGGTCGCCAACCCCTCGAAGCGGCCTGGCTTCTGGGGGCATCCCCCTGGGATGCGTTTCGCAGCGTGGCCATCCCCATGGCGCGTCGCGGATACCTGACGGCGGCAGTCCTGGGCTTTGCCCATACCCTCGGTGAATTCGGGGTGGTGCTGATGGTGGGCGGCAATATTCCCGGTCGCACGCAGGTTCTCTCCATCGTGATTTACGAACATGTCGAAAACATGGCCTATCTTCAGGCCCATCTCCTCTCTGCCCTGTTGCTCGTCACCTCCTTCATTTTTCTGTTGTTGATCTATGTCATCAATCGTCCTGCCGATCCGGAGGCGGCATGA
- a CDS encoding response regulator — MKCLIVDDVLENRRLLHGILSPFALCDMATDGAEAIKFVETSLDEEKPYDLILLDIMMPNVDGLDALLKIRAMEREYGMTGPREAVIIMVTANDSPLAAIEAFFKGYCTDYLTKPITRQALLDKLHEYGLVL, encoded by the coding sequence ATGAAATGCTTGATTGTCGATGATGTGCTTGAAAACAGACGACTGTTGCACGGTATCCTATCGCCATTTGCTCTTTGTGACATGGCCACGGATGGTGCAGAAGCCATCAAATTTGTCGAAACATCCCTGGACGAAGAAAAACCCTACGACTTGATCTTGTTGGACATCATGATGCCCAATGTGGATGGGCTGGATGCCTTGCTGAAAATTCGTGCCATGGAAAGAGAGTACGGCATGACCGGTCCCCGGGAAGCCGTGATCATCATGGTCACCGCCAATGATTCACCCCTTGCGGCCATCGAAGCATTTTTCAAAGGCTACTGTACCGACTATTTGACCAAACCCATCACCCGTCAGGCCTTGCTGGACAAACTGCATGAATATGGCTTGGTGTTGTGA
- the modA gene encoding molybdate ABC transporter substrate-binding protein codes for MASLVPTGGHADEVRVAVAANFRRTFQDLAARFQTDQDHQVVTSYASTGKLYAQIHAGAPFHLFLAADTERPERLFGAGLAVDAGQVYALGRLVLWSRDPTRLTGHGDLAAYTTSLRRLAMANPETAPYGRATREALRKTNLWSTLSGRMVFGEDVGQTLAFVASGNAEVGFVALSQVQTMAREGTPGSWWELPRDIYPPIAQKMVLLKNGAAQPAARKLMEFLVSAPARALIAQGGYDLP; via the coding sequence GTGGCTTCTCTTGTGCCGACTGGCGGCCATGCCGACGAAGTGCGGGTTGCGGTTGCCGCCAATTTTCGGCGCACTTTTCAGGACCTGGCGGCGCGTTTCCAGACCGACCAGGACCATCAGGTCGTCACAAGTTATGCCTCCACGGGCAAGCTGTATGCCCAGATTCATGCCGGTGCCCCGTTTCATCTTTTTCTGGCCGCCGATACGGAACGCCCGGAGCGGCTTTTCGGGGCAGGGCTGGCCGTGGATGCGGGCCAGGTCTATGCCTTGGGGCGTCTGGTGTTGTGGAGCCGGGATCCGACCCGCCTGACCGGTCATGGCGATTTGGCCGCGTATACCACATCCTTGCGCCGCCTGGCCATGGCCAATCCGGAAACAGCCCCCTATGGACGGGCCACCCGGGAGGCCCTGCGCAAAACCAATCTCTGGTCAACGCTCTCCGGGCGTATGGTCTTTGGGGAAGATGTGGGGCAGACATTGGCGTTTGTCGCCAGCGGCAACGCCGAGGTTGGATTTGTGGCCTTGTCCCAGGTGCAAACCATGGCCCGGGAGGGAACGCCGGGCAGTTGGTGGGAACTGCCGCGTGACATCTACCCACCCATTGCGCAAAAAATGGTCCTGCTCAAGAATGGCGCTGCCCAGCCTGCGGCCCGGAAACTGATGGAATTTCTGGTTTCGGCTCCGGCCCGGGCGTTGATTGCCCAGGGTGGTTACGATCTGCCGTGA
- a CDS encoding DUF5615 family PIN-like protein, which produces MRFKVDENLPSEVTILLQHAGHDALSILDQNMGGSDDGKIFPVRCRQQDRIQDKLCSGWVHPMGDKNENLHRRKRENHDHQT; this is translated from the coding sequence ATGAGATTCAAGGTTGACGAAAATCTTCCTTCAGAAGTAACCATCCTGCTTCAACATGCAGGTCACGATGCATTGAGCATTCTGGACCAAAACATGGGTGGATCTGATGATGGCAAAATATTTCCTGTCAGGTGCAGACAGCAAGACAGAATACAGGACAAACTTTGTTCAGGATGGGTTCATCCCATGGGAGACAAAAATGAAAACCTGCATCGCAGAAAACGAGAAAACCACGACCACCAAACATGA